A window of Choloepus didactylus isolate mChoDid1 chromosome 21, mChoDid1.pri, whole genome shotgun sequence contains these coding sequences:
- the TEDC2 gene encoding tubulin epsilon and delta complex protein 2 isoform X3 translates to MLPADCSRRLVAELRGALDACAERQRQLERSLRVSRRLLRAWEPAATPAAEPTLGPEAKGEHLSPGEPRPPAFPRSCPRAWPAPSREQRPGASARFLAFSACTPSSQDLKELELLTQALEKAARVRKGISKAGGDKAPVPKSGSTVTPVTTTPSHLQAPGQADGRVSETSPPRGICQTKAPTKGHPERRLLSSEDRISWGRGARATRPGPGLRDQQTAPPAAQQAPEAFTLKEKGLWAQISSTQTSDSADATTTAKTQFLQKMQTASGPHGPGLSAAEVEAELGRLQEACSLLRLRMEEEVAAAPVDWKQELRCLFTLEGLQALAGQCLCRLQELRAAVAEQQLGPWPVGGSRSTLSPCGAGADPARGPRLLLYSSTQELQTLVALRLQVAMLTQQIHLEKVLMAELLPLVHTQGRWGPRELSLCRAVHSLLCDAGERFPTVLQDEPTG, encoded by the exons ATGCTGCCGGCCGACTGCTCCCGCCG GCTGGTGGCCGAGCTGCGGGGCGCCCTGGACGCCTGCGCCGAGCGGCAGCGGCAGCTGGAGCGGAGCCTGCGCGTCTCGCGGCGGCTGCTGCGGGCCTG GGAACCAGCCGCGACCCCGGCTGCGGAGCCAACCCTGGGGCCAGAAGCTAAAGGAGAGCACCTGTCTCCAGGTGAGCCTCGGCCGCCCGCCTTCCCCAGGAGCTGCCCCCGGGCATGGCCTGCCCCATCCCGGGAGCAGCGACCAGGGGCCTCTGCCCGATTCTTGGCTTTCTCAGCGTGCACGCCCAGCTCCCAAGACCTCAAGGAGCTGGAGCTTCTGACCCAAGCCCTGGAGAAAGCTGCGCGGGTCCGAAAAGGCATCTCAAAGGCTGGAGGAGATAAGGCTCCTGTTCCAAAATCCGGGTCCACTGTCACTCCTGTCACCACCACTCCCTCCCACCTCCAGGCCCCTGGCCAGGCTGATGGCCGTGTCTCAGAGACCAGCCCACCCAGGGGCATCTGCCAGACCAAGGCGCCTACCAAGGGCCACCCTGAGCGCAGGCTGTTGTCATCTGAGGATAGAATCTCTTGGGGAAGGGGAGCCCGAGCCACCAGGCCTGGACCTGGCCTCAGGGACCAACAGACAGCCCCCCCGGCTGCTCAGCAGGCCCCGGAAGCTTTCACTCTCAAGGAGAAGGG GCTATGGGCTCAGATCAGCTCTACACAGACCAGTGACTCTGCAGATGCCACCACCACTGCCAAAACCCAGTTCCTCCAGAAAATGCAGACAGCC TCGGGCCCACACGGTCCCGGGCTCAGCGCTGCCGAGGTGGAGGCGGAGCTGGGGCGCCTGCAGGAGGCCTGCTCGCTGCTGCGGCTGCGCATGGAGGAGGAGGTGGCCGCAG CGCCTGTAGACTGGAAGCAGGAGTTGCGCTGTTTGTTCACCCTGGAGGGGCTGCAGGCCCTGGCTGGGCAGTGTCTCTGCAGGCTGCAGGAGCTGCGGGCAG CAGTGGCAGAACAGCAGCTGGGGCCATGGCCTGTGGGGGGATCCCGCAGCACCCTGTCCCCCTGTGGAGCAGGAGCAGACCCTGCCCGGGGCCCCCGGCTGCTCCTGTACTCCAGCACCCAGGAGCTGCAGACCCTGGTGGCCCTCAGGCTGCAGGTGGCCATGCTGACCCAGCAGATCCACCTGGAGAAG GTGCTGATGGCTGAGCTCCTGCCCCTGGTGCACACCCAGGGGAGATGGGGCCCCCGCGAGCTGTCGCTGTGCCGGGCCGTGCACAGCCTGCTGTGTGACGCAGGCGAGCGCTTCCCCACAGTCCTGCAGGACGAGCCCACTGGCTGA
- the TEDC2 gene encoding tubulin epsilon and delta complex protein 2 isoform X4, translating to MLPADCSRRLVAELRGALDACAERQRQLERSLRVSRRLLRAWEPAATPAAEPTLGPEAKGEHLSPGEPRPPAFPRSCPRAWPAPSREQRPGASARFLAFSACTPSSQDLKELELLTQALEKAARVRKGISKAGGDKAPVPKSGSTVTPVTTTPSHLQAPGQADGRVSETSPPRGICQTKAPTKGHPERRLLSSEDRISWGRGARATRPGPGLRDQQTAPPAAQQAPEAFTLKEKGEQPRSEALNNGFPDRTLLQLPMAFRKAASQNSRLWAQISSTQTSDSADATTTAKTQFLQKMQTASGPHGPGLSAAEVEAELGRLQEACSLLRLRMEEEVAAAVAEQQLGPWPVGGSRSTLSPCGAGADPARGPRLLLYSSTQELQTLVALRLQVAMLTQQIHLEKVLMAELLPLVHTQGRWGPRELSLCRAVHSLLCDAGERFPTVLQDEPTG from the exons ATGCTGCCGGCCGACTGCTCCCGCCG GCTGGTGGCCGAGCTGCGGGGCGCCCTGGACGCCTGCGCCGAGCGGCAGCGGCAGCTGGAGCGGAGCCTGCGCGTCTCGCGGCGGCTGCTGCGGGCCTG GGAACCAGCCGCGACCCCGGCTGCGGAGCCAACCCTGGGGCCAGAAGCTAAAGGAGAGCACCTGTCTCCAGGTGAGCCTCGGCCGCCCGCCTTCCCCAGGAGCTGCCCCCGGGCATGGCCTGCCCCATCCCGGGAGCAGCGACCAGGGGCCTCTGCCCGATTCTTGGCTTTCTCAGCGTGCACGCCCAGCTCCCAAGACCTCAAGGAGCTGGAGCTTCTGACCCAAGCCCTGGAGAAAGCTGCGCGGGTCCGAAAAGGCATCTCAAAGGCTGGAGGAGATAAGGCTCCTGTTCCAAAATCCGGGTCCACTGTCACTCCTGTCACCACCACTCCCTCCCACCTCCAGGCCCCTGGCCAGGCTGATGGCCGTGTCTCAGAGACCAGCCCACCCAGGGGCATCTGCCAGACCAAGGCGCCTACCAAGGGCCACCCTGAGCGCAGGCTGTTGTCATCTGAGGATAGAATCTCTTGGGGAAGGGGAGCCCGAGCCACCAGGCCTGGACCTGGCCTCAGGGACCAACAGACAGCCCCCCCGGCTGCTCAGCAGGCCCCGGAAGCTTTCACTCTCAAGGAGAAGGG GGAGCAGCCCCGGAGTGAGGCTCTGAACAACGGCTTCCCGGACAGAACCCTTCTGCAGCTGCCCATGGCCTTCCGGAAGGCGGCTTCCCAAAACTCCCG GCTATGGGCTCAGATCAGCTCTACACAGACCAGTGACTCTGCAGATGCCACCACCACTGCCAAAACCCAGTTCCTCCAGAAAATGCAGACAGCC TCGGGCCCACACGGTCCCGGGCTCAGCGCTGCCGAGGTGGAGGCGGAGCTGGGGCGCCTGCAGGAGGCCTGCTCGCTGCTGCGGCTGCGCATGGAGGAGGAGGTGGCCGCAG CAGTGGCAGAACAGCAGCTGGGGCCATGGCCTGTGGGGGGATCCCGCAGCACCCTGTCCCCCTGTGGAGCAGGAGCAGACCCTGCCCGGGGCCCCCGGCTGCTCCTGTACTCCAGCACCCAGGAGCTGCAGACCCTGGTGGCCCTCAGGCTGCAGGTGGCCATGCTGACCCAGCAGATCCACCTGGAGAAG GTGCTGATGGCTGAGCTCCTGCCCCTGGTGCACACCCAGGGGAGATGGGGCCCCCGCGAGCTGTCGCTGTGCCGGGCCGTGCACAGCCTGCTGTGTGACGCAGGCGAGCGCTTCCCCACAGTCCTGCAGGACGAGCCCACTGGCTGA
- the TEDC2 gene encoding tubulin epsilon and delta complex protein 2 isoform X1, translated as MLPADCSRRLVAELRGALDACAERQRQLERSLRVSRRLLRAWEPAATPAAEPTLGPEAKGEHLSPGEPRPPAFPRSCPRAWPAPSREQRPGASARFLAFSACTPSSQDLKELELLTQALEKAARVRKGISKAGGDKAPVPKSGSTVTPVTTTPSHLQAPGQADGRVSETSPPRGICQTKAPTKGHPERRLLSSEDRISWGRGARATRPGPGLRDQQTAPPAAQQAPEAFTLKEKGEQPRSEALNNGFPDRTLLQLPMAFRKAASQNSRLWAQISSTQTSDSADATTTAKTQFLQKMQTASGPHGPGLSAAEVEAELGRLQEACSLLRLRMEEEVAAAPVDWKQELRCLFTLEGLQALAGQCLCRLQELRAAVAEQQLGPWPVGGSRSTLSPCGAGADPARGPRLLLYSSTQELQTLVALRLQVAMLTQQIHLEKVLMAELLPLVHTQGRWGPRELSLCRAVHSLLCDAGERFPTVLQDEPTG; from the exons ATGCTGCCGGCCGACTGCTCCCGCCG GCTGGTGGCCGAGCTGCGGGGCGCCCTGGACGCCTGCGCCGAGCGGCAGCGGCAGCTGGAGCGGAGCCTGCGCGTCTCGCGGCGGCTGCTGCGGGCCTG GGAACCAGCCGCGACCCCGGCTGCGGAGCCAACCCTGGGGCCAGAAGCTAAAGGAGAGCACCTGTCTCCAGGTGAGCCTCGGCCGCCCGCCTTCCCCAGGAGCTGCCCCCGGGCATGGCCTGCCCCATCCCGGGAGCAGCGACCAGGGGCCTCTGCCCGATTCTTGGCTTTCTCAGCGTGCACGCCCAGCTCCCAAGACCTCAAGGAGCTGGAGCTTCTGACCCAAGCCCTGGAGAAAGCTGCGCGGGTCCGAAAAGGCATCTCAAAGGCTGGAGGAGATAAGGCTCCTGTTCCAAAATCCGGGTCCACTGTCACTCCTGTCACCACCACTCCCTCCCACCTCCAGGCCCCTGGCCAGGCTGATGGCCGTGTCTCAGAGACCAGCCCACCCAGGGGCATCTGCCAGACCAAGGCGCCTACCAAGGGCCACCCTGAGCGCAGGCTGTTGTCATCTGAGGATAGAATCTCTTGGGGAAGGGGAGCCCGAGCCACCAGGCCTGGACCTGGCCTCAGGGACCAACAGACAGCCCCCCCGGCTGCTCAGCAGGCCCCGGAAGCTTTCACTCTCAAGGAGAAGGG GGAGCAGCCCCGGAGTGAGGCTCTGAACAACGGCTTCCCGGACAGAACCCTTCTGCAGCTGCCCATGGCCTTCCGGAAGGCGGCTTCCCAAAACTCCCG GCTATGGGCTCAGATCAGCTCTACACAGACCAGTGACTCTGCAGATGCCACCACCACTGCCAAAACCCAGTTCCTCCAGAAAATGCAGACAGCC TCGGGCCCACACGGTCCCGGGCTCAGCGCTGCCGAGGTGGAGGCGGAGCTGGGGCGCCTGCAGGAGGCCTGCTCGCTGCTGCGGCTGCGCATGGAGGAGGAGGTGGCCGCAG CGCCTGTAGACTGGAAGCAGGAGTTGCGCTGTTTGTTCACCCTGGAGGGGCTGCAGGCCCTGGCTGGGCAGTGTCTCTGCAGGCTGCAGGAGCTGCGGGCAG CAGTGGCAGAACAGCAGCTGGGGCCATGGCCTGTGGGGGGATCCCGCAGCACCCTGTCCCCCTGTGGAGCAGGAGCAGACCCTGCCCGGGGCCCCCGGCTGCTCCTGTACTCCAGCACCCAGGAGCTGCAGACCCTGGTGGCCCTCAGGCTGCAGGTGGCCATGCTGACCCAGCAGATCCACCTGGAGAAG GTGCTGATGGCTGAGCTCCTGCCCCTGGTGCACACCCAGGGGAGATGGGGCCCCCGCGAGCTGTCGCTGTGCCGGGCCGTGCACAGCCTGCTGTGTGACGCAGGCGAGCGCTTCCCCACAGTCCTGCAGGACGAGCCCACTGGCTGA
- the TEDC2 gene encoding tubulin epsilon and delta complex protein 2 isoform X6: MLPADCSRRLVAELRGALDACAERQRQLERSLRVSRRLLRAWEPAATPAAEPTLGPEAKGEHLSPACTPSSQDLKELELLTQALEKAARVRKGISKAGGDKAPVPKSGSTVTPVTTTPSHLQAPGQADGRVSETSPPRGICQTKAPTKGHPERRLLSSEDRISWGRGARATRPGPGLRDQQTAPPAAQQAPEAFTLKEKGTLLQLPMAFRKAASQNSRLWAQISSTQTSDSADATTTAKTQFLQKMQTASGPHGPGLSAAEVEAELGRLQEACSLLRLRMEEEVAAAPVDWKQELRCLFTLEGLQALAGQCLCRLQELRAAVAEQQLGPWPVGGSRSTLSPCGAGADPARGPRLLLYSSTQELQTLVALRLQVAMLTQQIHLEKVLMAELLPLVHTQGRWGPRELSLCRAVHSLLCDAGERFPTVLQDEPTG, translated from the exons ATGCTGCCGGCCGACTGCTCCCGCCG GCTGGTGGCCGAGCTGCGGGGCGCCCTGGACGCCTGCGCCGAGCGGCAGCGGCAGCTGGAGCGGAGCCTGCGCGTCTCGCGGCGGCTGCTGCGGGCCTG GGAACCAGCCGCGACCCCGGCTGCGGAGCCAACCCTGGGGCCAGAAGCTAAAGGAGAGCACCTGTCTCCAG CGTGCACGCCCAGCTCCCAAGACCTCAAGGAGCTGGAGCTTCTGACCCAAGCCCTGGAGAAAGCTGCGCGGGTCCGAAAAGGCATCTCAAAGGCTGGAGGAGATAAGGCTCCTGTTCCAAAATCCGGGTCCACTGTCACTCCTGTCACCACCACTCCCTCCCACCTCCAGGCCCCTGGCCAGGCTGATGGCCGTGTCTCAGAGACCAGCCCACCCAGGGGCATCTGCCAGACCAAGGCGCCTACCAAGGGCCACCCTGAGCGCAGGCTGTTGTCATCTGAGGATAGAATCTCTTGGGGAAGGGGAGCCCGAGCCACCAGGCCTGGACCTGGCCTCAGGGACCAACAGACAGCCCCCCCGGCTGCTCAGCAGGCCCCGGAAGCTTTCACTCTCAAGGAGAAGGG AACCCTTCTGCAGCTGCCCATGGCCTTCCGGAAGGCGGCTTCCCAAAACTCCCG GCTATGGGCTCAGATCAGCTCTACACAGACCAGTGACTCTGCAGATGCCACCACCACTGCCAAAACCCAGTTCCTCCAGAAAATGCAGACAGCC TCGGGCCCACACGGTCCCGGGCTCAGCGCTGCCGAGGTGGAGGCGGAGCTGGGGCGCCTGCAGGAGGCCTGCTCGCTGCTGCGGCTGCGCATGGAGGAGGAGGTGGCCGCAG CGCCTGTAGACTGGAAGCAGGAGTTGCGCTGTTTGTTCACCCTGGAGGGGCTGCAGGCCCTGGCTGGGCAGTGTCTCTGCAGGCTGCAGGAGCTGCGGGCAG CAGTGGCAGAACAGCAGCTGGGGCCATGGCCTGTGGGGGGATCCCGCAGCACCCTGTCCCCCTGTGGAGCAGGAGCAGACCCTGCCCGGGGCCCCCGGCTGCTCCTGTACTCCAGCACCCAGGAGCTGCAGACCCTGGTGGCCCTCAGGCTGCAGGTGGCCATGCTGACCCAGCAGATCCACCTGGAGAAG GTGCTGATGGCTGAGCTCCTGCCCCTGGTGCACACCCAGGGGAGATGGGGCCCCCGCGAGCTGTCGCTGTGCCGGGCCGTGCACAGCCTGCTGTGTGACGCAGGCGAGCGCTTCCCCACAGTCCTGCAGGACGAGCCCACTGGCTGA
- the CCNF gene encoding cyclin-F: protein MGSGGVIHCRCAKCFCYPTKRRIRKRSRNLTILSLPEDVLVHILKWLSVEDILSVRAVHSHLKYLVDHHASVWACASFQELWPSPKNLKLFERAAQKGNFEAAVKLGIAYLYNEGLSVSDEARAEVNGLKASRFFSLAEQLNTGATPFVWLFIRPPWSVSGSCCKAVVHESLRAECQLQKTHKASILHCLGRVLSLFEDDEKRRQALDLLEESANEGCLSSSYLLWESSQRVDTSDPGRYLHSFRKLREFATRGCWEAQLSLAKACAHGSQLGLGARASSEAVSQLFQGSRAASKQRIFSVQKGLNDTMRYILVDWLVEVATMKDFTSLCLHLSVECVDRYLRRRLVPRFKLQLLGIACMVICTRFISKEILTIREAVWLTDNTYKYEDLVRMMGEVVSALEGRIRVPTVVDFKEVLVTLVPVARRTRHLCSFLCELSLLHTSLAAYAPARLAAAALLLAQLMHGHTQPWGPRLCDLTGFSHDDLTPCILSLHKKCFRDDTPKDYRQVSLTAVKQRFEDKRYEEISQEEVMSYSQLCTALGVRPETPEPTSFLHTGEIHAFLSSPSGRKAKRKRESSLQEDRGSFVTTPTAELSSQEETLLGSFLDWSLDHCSGYEGDQESEGEKEGDVTAPSGILDVTVVYLNPEQHCCQESSDEEACREEAPGAQTSPTQWAPGADTRTSGCSSLSSTSPTDSVGSSLGDPPQPTSALPPGHDLNPQPCCHDARKWHSQYRPPSPPESTASAPRQQVKHKSISKRSSEANVTLAFPRL from the exons TGATCCACTGTAGGTGTGCCAAGTGTTTCTGTTATCCTACCAAGCGAAGAATAAGAAAGAGGTCCCGAAACCTAACCATCTTGAGTCTTCCTGAAGATGTACTCGTTCACATCCTGAAGTGGCTTTCCGTGGAGGACATCCTCTCTGTCCGAGCT GTGCACTCCCACCTGAAGTACCTGGTGGACCACCACGCCAGCGTGTGGGCATGCGCGAGCTTCCAGGAGCTGTGGCCATCGCCCAAGAACCTGAAGCTGTTTGAAAG GGCTGCTCAGAAGGGAAATTTTGAAGCTGCTGTGAAGCTGGGCATCGCATACCTCTACAACGAAGGCC TGTCTGTGTCTGACGAGGCCCGTGCAGAGGTGAACGGGCTGAAGGCCTCGCGCTTCTTCAGCCTGGCCGAGCAGCTGAACACCGGCGCCACACCCTTTGTCTGGCTCTTCATCCGCCCGCCCTGGTCCGTGTCAGGGAGCTGCTGCAAGGCCGTGGTCCATGAGAGCCTCAGGGCCGAGTGCCAGCTGCAGAAG ACTCACAAAGCATCCATACTGCACTGCCTGGGGAGAGTGCTGAGTCTGTTTGAG GATGATGAGAAGAGGAGGCAGGCCCTAGACCTGCTGGAAGAGTCCGCAAATGAGGGATGCTTGAGCAGCTCTTACCTCCTCTGGGAAAGCAGCCAAAGGGTGGAC ACGTCAGATCCCGGGAGGTACCTCCACAGCTTCCGGAAACTCAGGGAGTTCGCCACCAGGGGCTGCTGGGAAGCACAG CTGTCCTTGGCCAAGGCCTGTGCCCACGGCAGCCAGCTGGGACTGGGAGCCAGGGCCTCCAGCGAGGCGGTCTCTCAGCTCTTCCAGGGCTCCCGGGCCGCCAGCAAGCAGCGCATCTTCTCTGTGCAGAAGGGGCTCAACGACACCATGAG GTACATTCTCGTCGACTGGCTGGTGGAGGTGGCCACCATGAAGGACTTCACGAGCCTCTGCCTGCACCTGAGCGTGGAGTGTGTGGACCGGTACCTGCGGCGGAGGCTGGTGCCGCGGTTCAAGCTGCAGCTCCTGGGGATCGCCTGCATGGTCATCTGCACGCG GTTCATCAGCAAGGAGATCCTGACGATCCGCGAGGCCGTGTGGCTCACAGACAACACATACAAGTACGAGGACCTGGTGAGGATGATGGGAGAAGTTGTGTCCGCCCTCGAGGGGAGGATTCGG GTCCCCACTGTGGTCGACTTCAAGGAGGTCCTCGTCACGCTGGTCCCCGTGGCCCGCAGGACCCGGCACCTGTGCAGCTTCCTGTGCGAGCTCTCGCTGCTGCACACCAGCCTAGCTGCCTATGCCCCGGCCCGCCTGGCCGCCGCTGCCCTCCTCCTGGCCCAGCTGATGCACGGACACA CGCAGCCCTGGGGCCCTCGGCTCTGCGACCTCACTGGCTTCTCCCACGACGACCTCACCCCCTGCATCCTGAGCCTCCACAAGAAGTG CTTCCGCGATGACACCCCCAAGGACTACAGGCAGGTGTCGCTGACCGCCGTGAAGCAGCGATTTGAGGACAAGCGCTATGAGGAGATCAGCCAGGAAGAG GTGATGAGCTACAGCCAGTTGTGCACGGCCTTAGGAGTGAGGCCGGAGACCCCGGAGCCCACGTCCTTCCTCCACACGGGGGAGATCCACGCCTTCCTCAGCTCCCCCTCCGGCAGGAAGGCCAAACG GAAGCGGGAGAGCAGCCTGCAGGAGGACCGGGGCAGCTTCGTCACCACCCCCACGGCCGAGCTGTCCAGCCAGGAGGAGACGCTGCTGGGGAGCTTCCTGGACTGGAGCCTGGACCACTGCTCGGGCTACGAGGGCGACCAGGAGAGCGAGGGCGAGAAGGAGGGTGACG TGACGGCCCCCAGCGGCATCCTCGATGTCACCGTGGTCTACTTGAACCCCGAGCAGCACTGCTGCCAGGAGTCCAGCGATGAGGAGGCCTGCCGGGAGGAGGCGCCGGGCGCCCAGACATCACCGACCCAGTGGGCGCCCGGCGCAGACACGAGAACCTCAGGCTGCTCTTCCCTGAGCAGCACCAGTCCCACAGACTCCGTGGGCAGCAGCCTGGGGGACCCTCCCCAGCCCACCTCAGCACTGCCCCCGGGCCACGACTTGAACCCACAGCCTTGCTGCCACGACGCCAGGAAATGGCATTCACAGTACCGCCCCCCAAGCCCCCCAGAGAGCACTGCTTCTGCCCCCCGGCAGCAGGTGAAGCACAAAAGTATCAGCAAGCGGAGTTCAGAGGCGAACGTGACCTTGGCCTTCCCGCGGCTGTGA
- the TEDC2 gene encoding tubulin epsilon and delta complex protein 2 isoform X5: protein MLPADCSRRLVAELRGALDACAERQRQLERSLRVSRRLLRAWEPAATPAAEPTLGPEAKGEHLSPACTPSSQDLKELELLTQALEKAARVRKGISKAGGDKAPVPKSGSTVTPVTTTPSHLQAPGQADGRVSETSPPRGICQTKAPTKGHPERRLLSSEDRISWGRGARATRPGPGLRDQQTAPPAAQQAPEAFTLKEKGEQPRSEALNNGFPDRTLLQLPMAFRKAASQNSRLWAQISSTQTSDSADATTTAKTQFLQKMQTASGPHGPGLSAAEVEAELGRLQEACSLLRLRMEEEVAAAPVDWKQELRCLFTLEGLQALAGQCLCRLQELRAAVAEQQLGPWPVGGSRSTLSPCGAGADPARGPRLLLYSSTQELQTLVALRLQVAMLTQQIHLEKVLMAELLPLVHTQGRWGPRELSLCRAVHSLLCDAGERFPTVLQDEPTG from the exons ATGCTGCCGGCCGACTGCTCCCGCCG GCTGGTGGCCGAGCTGCGGGGCGCCCTGGACGCCTGCGCCGAGCGGCAGCGGCAGCTGGAGCGGAGCCTGCGCGTCTCGCGGCGGCTGCTGCGGGCCTG GGAACCAGCCGCGACCCCGGCTGCGGAGCCAACCCTGGGGCCAGAAGCTAAAGGAGAGCACCTGTCTCCAG CGTGCACGCCCAGCTCCCAAGACCTCAAGGAGCTGGAGCTTCTGACCCAAGCCCTGGAGAAAGCTGCGCGGGTCCGAAAAGGCATCTCAAAGGCTGGAGGAGATAAGGCTCCTGTTCCAAAATCCGGGTCCACTGTCACTCCTGTCACCACCACTCCCTCCCACCTCCAGGCCCCTGGCCAGGCTGATGGCCGTGTCTCAGAGACCAGCCCACCCAGGGGCATCTGCCAGACCAAGGCGCCTACCAAGGGCCACCCTGAGCGCAGGCTGTTGTCATCTGAGGATAGAATCTCTTGGGGAAGGGGAGCCCGAGCCACCAGGCCTGGACCTGGCCTCAGGGACCAACAGACAGCCCCCCCGGCTGCTCAGCAGGCCCCGGAAGCTTTCACTCTCAAGGAGAAGGG GGAGCAGCCCCGGAGTGAGGCTCTGAACAACGGCTTCCCGGACAGAACCCTTCTGCAGCTGCCCATGGCCTTCCGGAAGGCGGCTTCCCAAAACTCCCG GCTATGGGCTCAGATCAGCTCTACACAGACCAGTGACTCTGCAGATGCCACCACCACTGCCAAAACCCAGTTCCTCCAGAAAATGCAGACAGCC TCGGGCCCACACGGTCCCGGGCTCAGCGCTGCCGAGGTGGAGGCGGAGCTGGGGCGCCTGCAGGAGGCCTGCTCGCTGCTGCGGCTGCGCATGGAGGAGGAGGTGGCCGCAG CGCCTGTAGACTGGAAGCAGGAGTTGCGCTGTTTGTTCACCCTGGAGGGGCTGCAGGCCCTGGCTGGGCAGTGTCTCTGCAGGCTGCAGGAGCTGCGGGCAG CAGTGGCAGAACAGCAGCTGGGGCCATGGCCTGTGGGGGGATCCCGCAGCACCCTGTCCCCCTGTGGAGCAGGAGCAGACCCTGCCCGGGGCCCCCGGCTGCTCCTGTACTCCAGCACCCAGGAGCTGCAGACCCTGGTGGCCCTCAGGCTGCAGGTGGCCATGCTGACCCAGCAGATCCACCTGGAGAAG GTGCTGATGGCTGAGCTCCTGCCCCTGGTGCACACCCAGGGGAGATGGGGCCCCCGCGAGCTGTCGCTGTGCCGGGCCGTGCACAGCCTGCTGTGTGACGCAGGCGAGCGCTTCCCCACAGTCCTGCAGGACGAGCCCACTGGCTGA
- the TEDC2 gene encoding tubulin epsilon and delta complex protein 2 isoform X2, protein MLPADCSRRLVAELRGALDACAERQRQLERSLRVSRRLLRAWEPAATPAAEPTLGPEAKGEHLSPGEPRPPAFPRSCPRAWPAPSREQRPGASARFLAFSACTPSSQDLKELELLTQALEKAARVRKGISKAGGDKAPVPKSGSTVTPVTTTPSHLQAPGQADGRVSETSPPRGICQTKAPTKGHPERRLLSSEDRISWGRGARATRPGPGLRDQQTAPPAAQQAPEAFTLKEKGTLLQLPMAFRKAASQNSRLWAQISSTQTSDSADATTTAKTQFLQKMQTASGPHGPGLSAAEVEAELGRLQEACSLLRLRMEEEVAAAPVDWKQELRCLFTLEGLQALAGQCLCRLQELRAAVAEQQLGPWPVGGSRSTLSPCGAGADPARGPRLLLYSSTQELQTLVALRLQVAMLTQQIHLEKVLMAELLPLVHTQGRWGPRELSLCRAVHSLLCDAGERFPTVLQDEPTG, encoded by the exons ATGCTGCCGGCCGACTGCTCCCGCCG GCTGGTGGCCGAGCTGCGGGGCGCCCTGGACGCCTGCGCCGAGCGGCAGCGGCAGCTGGAGCGGAGCCTGCGCGTCTCGCGGCGGCTGCTGCGGGCCTG GGAACCAGCCGCGACCCCGGCTGCGGAGCCAACCCTGGGGCCAGAAGCTAAAGGAGAGCACCTGTCTCCAGGTGAGCCTCGGCCGCCCGCCTTCCCCAGGAGCTGCCCCCGGGCATGGCCTGCCCCATCCCGGGAGCAGCGACCAGGGGCCTCTGCCCGATTCTTGGCTTTCTCAGCGTGCACGCCCAGCTCCCAAGACCTCAAGGAGCTGGAGCTTCTGACCCAAGCCCTGGAGAAAGCTGCGCGGGTCCGAAAAGGCATCTCAAAGGCTGGAGGAGATAAGGCTCCTGTTCCAAAATCCGGGTCCACTGTCACTCCTGTCACCACCACTCCCTCCCACCTCCAGGCCCCTGGCCAGGCTGATGGCCGTGTCTCAGAGACCAGCCCACCCAGGGGCATCTGCCAGACCAAGGCGCCTACCAAGGGCCACCCTGAGCGCAGGCTGTTGTCATCTGAGGATAGAATCTCTTGGGGAAGGGGAGCCCGAGCCACCAGGCCTGGACCTGGCCTCAGGGACCAACAGACAGCCCCCCCGGCTGCTCAGCAGGCCCCGGAAGCTTTCACTCTCAAGGAGAAGGG AACCCTTCTGCAGCTGCCCATGGCCTTCCGGAAGGCGGCTTCCCAAAACTCCCG GCTATGGGCTCAGATCAGCTCTACACAGACCAGTGACTCTGCAGATGCCACCACCACTGCCAAAACCCAGTTCCTCCAGAAAATGCAGACAGCC TCGGGCCCACACGGTCCCGGGCTCAGCGCTGCCGAGGTGGAGGCGGAGCTGGGGCGCCTGCAGGAGGCCTGCTCGCTGCTGCGGCTGCGCATGGAGGAGGAGGTGGCCGCAG CGCCTGTAGACTGGAAGCAGGAGTTGCGCTGTTTGTTCACCCTGGAGGGGCTGCAGGCCCTGGCTGGGCAGTGTCTCTGCAGGCTGCAGGAGCTGCGGGCAG CAGTGGCAGAACAGCAGCTGGGGCCATGGCCTGTGGGGGGATCCCGCAGCACCCTGTCCCCCTGTGGAGCAGGAGCAGACCCTGCCCGGGGCCCCCGGCTGCTCCTGTACTCCAGCACCCAGGAGCTGCAGACCCTGGTGGCCCTCAGGCTGCAGGTGGCCATGCTGACCCAGCAGATCCACCTGGAGAAG GTGCTGATGGCTGAGCTCCTGCCCCTGGTGCACACCCAGGGGAGATGGGGCCCCCGCGAGCTGTCGCTGTGCCGGGCCGTGCACAGCCTGCTGTGTGACGCAGGCGAGCGCTTCCCCACAGTCCTGCAGGACGAGCCCACTGGCTGA